From Candidatus Zixiibacteriota bacterium, the proteins below share one genomic window:
- a CDS encoding reverse transcriptase domain-containing protein: MKKISSLPLIRSAWHTIYRNGTSPTAGEKTRKEVKEFARESDRHLKRVCRQLREKRFTFRGSYGWLKDKGEGKKRPIVVAQVEERIVQRAILDLLQSIASLRPYYLNPYSFGGVQERDVAKAIECTAHAIRDRKSQFFVRSDIVEFYRNVPRQSVLASIKAHVTDPYLFQLLDGATRTELTNLGALRTMGELFPTQFRGVAQGNCLSTLLGNILLHEFDRITNTDQTTTIRFIDDFVILGPTLQSVRAVLARADKVLRGHGLSLHELNGKNCKAKTGRVDKGFDFLGCKISPGVVIPSRESRRKVLKKVKSISDDAICDLRSISRSTLYHGNGLSEWLSRIRLTVRGWSMAFQFCDLSHPSLLQLDEDIGEAVNDLTVKALGLLGTANQQQRLKLLGIHRVQSTKHNPITWSKRQ, encoded by the coding sequence TTGAAAAAGATCAGTTCCCTTCCGCTCATTCGGAGCGCCTGGCACACAATCTATCGTAACGGTACGTCTCCGACTGCAGGTGAGAAAACTCGCAAAGAAGTTAAAGAATTCGCTAGAGAGTCGGATCGACACCTCAAACGTGTCTGTAGGCAACTTAGAGAAAAACGATTCACGTTTAGAGGTTCATACGGTTGGCTAAAAGACAAGGGCGAAGGGAAGAAACGCCCGATCGTCGTTGCCCAAGTCGAGGAGAGGATTGTCCAACGTGCGATTCTCGACTTGCTGCAATCGATTGCATCTCTAAGACCTTACTATCTTAATCCATACAGCTTCGGAGGCGTTCAAGAGCGCGACGTTGCCAAGGCGATTGAGTGTACGGCGCACGCAATTCGCGATCGCAAATCACAGTTCTTTGTTCGATCCGACATTGTTGAATTCTACAGGAATGTGCCGCGTCAATCCGTTTTAGCGTCAATCAAAGCGCATGTGACGGATCCGTATCTGTTCCAACTCCTCGACGGTGCGACGAGAACAGAATTGACAAACCTCGGTGCACTTCGGACTATGGGAGAATTGTTCCCAACACAGTTTCGTGGTGTTGCTCAAGGAAACTGCCTTTCGACTCTGCTGGGGAACATTTTACTTCATGAGTTTGACCGTATCACAAACACCGATCAAACTACAACAATTCGATTCATCGACGACTTCGTCATTCTCGGCCCCACACTGCAATCAGTAAGGGCTGTCCTCGCACGCGCCGACAAGGTGCTGAGAGGCCATGGTCTATCGTTGCATGAACTCAATGGTAAGAATTGCAAGGCAAAGACAGGCAGAGTTGACAAGGGGTTTGATTTCCTTGGATGCAAGATCAGCCCGGGTGTCGTAATTCCGAGTCGAGAGTCACGCAGAAAAGTCCTCAAGAAAGTCAAGAGCATCTCCGACGACGCAATTTGTGATCTGAGGTCGATTTCACGTTCGACCCTCTACCATGGGAATGGCCTTTCCGAGTGGCTCAGTAGAATCCGGCTAACCGTACGCGGCTGGTCGATGGCATTTCAGTTTTGCGATCTAAGCCATCCGTCATTGCTGCAACTCGATGAAGACATAGGAGAAGCCGTCAACGACCTTACAGTCAAGGCGCTGGGATTGCTGGGGACGGCTAATCAACAGCAGCGACTGAAACTACTTGGTATCCACCGAGTCCAGAGCACCAAGCACAATCCGATTACTTGGTCTAAGCGACAATAA
- a CDS encoding fumarate reductase/succinate dehydrogenase flavoprotein subunit — MIEVQRHRHDVIIIGAGGAGLRAAIEASAHGAKVALVCKSLLGKAHTVMAEGGAAAALGNVRREDNWKVHFRDTMRGGKMHNNWRMAQIHAQQAPDRVRELEAWGALFDRTAEGKINQRPFGGHTYERLAHVGDRTGLEMIRVLQDKGVHSGIDVFMEHTVTRLFVIDGRVAGALAYRRENGRFVLFESDAIVMATGGIGRAWQITSNSWEYTGDGQALAYDAGASLIDMEFMQFHPTGMVWPPSVKGILVTEGVRGEGGVLKNSDGRRFMFDYVPDMFKGDFADTEKEADGWVTEDRTKYRRPPELLTRDVVARAIRAECEAGRGSPHGGVFLDIAVKRSPDYIRKKLPSMYHQFKELAGLDITREPMEVGPTTHYAMGGIKVDADTQESTVPGLFAAGEVAGGMHGANRLGGNSLSDLIVFGRLAGMHAAESARKDSSDRTIPDADIEAAIQSAIAPFDHTGGENPFTVQADLQRMMQSKVGIIRERAQLEEALSDLDALRQRTLKVSVEGHREYNPGWNTAIDLRSLMIVAEASTRAALLRPESRGAHTRMDFPNSETSWERQEIVIRRDGEKMNVAAAPQPPLPDDLRAIIEKGAV, encoded by the coding sequence ATGATTGAAGTCCAACGACACCGTCACGATGTCATCATCATCGGCGCGGGCGGCGCCGGTTTGCGCGCGGCCATTGAAGCGAGCGCGCACGGCGCCAAAGTCGCGTTGGTCTGCAAGTCTCTGCTCGGCAAGGCCCATACGGTCATGGCCGAGGGCGGCGCCGCCGCCGCGCTGGGCAATGTCCGTCGCGAGGACAATTGGAAGGTTCACTTTCGCGACACGATGCGCGGCGGAAAAATGCACAACAACTGGCGCATGGCGCAGATTCACGCGCAGCAGGCCCCCGACCGCGTGCGGGAACTGGAAGCATGGGGCGCGCTGTTTGACCGTACGGCCGAAGGAAAAATCAATCAGCGTCCCTTCGGCGGGCACACCTACGAACGGCTCGCTCACGTCGGCGATCGCACCGGACTGGAGATGATCCGTGTCCTGCAGGACAAAGGCGTGCACAGCGGCATCGATGTCTTCATGGAGCACACGGTTACCCGGCTCTTTGTGATCGATGGCCGTGTCGCCGGGGCATTGGCGTACCGTCGCGAGAACGGTCGCTTCGTGTTGTTCGAGTCGGATGCCATCGTCATGGCGACCGGCGGCATCGGCCGGGCATGGCAGATCACCAGCAATTCATGGGAATACACCGGCGACGGACAAGCGCTCGCCTATGACGCGGGCGCCTCACTGATCGACATGGAGTTCATGCAGTTTCATCCCACGGGGATGGTCTGGCCGCCGTCGGTGAAGGGAATTTTGGTCACCGAGGGAGTGCGCGGCGAAGGCGGTGTCCTGAAAAACTCAGACGGCAGGCGTTTCATGTTTGACTATGTGCCCGACATGTTCAAGGGCGACTTTGCGGATACCGAGAAGGAAGCGGACGGCTGGGTCACTGAAGATCGTACGAAGTATCGCCGCCCGCCGGAACTGCTGACCCGCGACGTGGTCGCGCGCGCGATTCGCGCCGAGTGTGAAGCCGGACGCGGCAGCCCGCACGGCGGCGTCTTTCTCGATATCGCCGTCAAACGCTCGCCCGATTACATTCGCAAGAAGCTGCCGAGCATGTATCATCAATTCAAAGAACTGGCGGGCCTGGACATTACCCGGGAACCGATGGAAGTCGGGCCGACGACCCACTACGCCATGGGCGGCATCAAGGTCGATGCCGATACCCAGGAATCGACCGTGCCGGGGCTGTTCGCGGCGGGTGAAGTCGCCGGCGGCATGCACGGCGCCAATCGTCTCGGCGGCAATTCGCTTTCGGATCTGATCGTCTTCGGACGTCTCGCCGGAATGCACGCGGCCGAATCCGCCCGGAAGGATTCATCGGATCGCACGATACCCGATGCGGACATCGAGGCGGCGATTCAAAGCGCGATCGCCCCGTTCGATCACACCGGCGGAGAGAATCCATTTACCGTCCAGGCCGACTTGCAGAGGATGATGCAAAGCAAAGTCGGGATCATCCGCGAGCGGGCGCAGTTGGAAGAAGCGCTGTCCGACCTGGACGCACTCCGGCAGCGGACACTTAAAGTATCGGTTGAAGGCCATCGCGAGTACAACCCCGGCTGGAATACGGCCATCGATCTGCGCTCGCTGATGATCGTCGCTGAGGCATCGACACGTGCCGCATTGCTGCGCCCGGAGAGCCGTGGCGCGCACACCCGCATGGACTTTCCCAACAGCGAAACGTCGTGGGAACGTCAGGAGATCGTGATCCGACGCGATGGTGAGAAGATGAATGTCGCGGCGGCGCCACAACCGCCGTTGCCCGACGATCTGCGCGCCATCATCGAGAAAGGCGCGGTCTGA
- the mtnA gene encoding S-methyl-5-thioribose-1-phosphate isomerase, translating to MKFQTLEWRDGALHLLDQRALPRHIHTVVCPTAEDTAEAIRNLTVRGAPAIGVAAAYGMAMALTGKEAGIESALVRLRTAGDVLKSARPTAVNLAWAVDRMMTVAGRSGATDAPRLKELLASEAQAIHAEDVAMCRGIGEHGATLIENGAIVLTHCNAGALATAGIGTALAALYTARDQGKTFRVFVDETRPVLQGSRLTMWELLQEGIDATLITDNTAATLFASGQIDAVIVGADRIARNGDVANKIGTYNLAVLAAHHGVPFYVAAPRSTFDDAIESGAQIPIEERSATEVTDIGDARLAPTNVRVFSPAFDVTPNALITAIITDTGILAGGRFRHSIAQ from the coding sequence ATGAAATTCCAAACGCTGGAGTGGAGAGACGGCGCGCTGCACCTGCTGGATCAGCGCGCGTTGCCGCGCCATATCCACACGGTCGTCTGTCCGACCGCCGAGGACACCGCCGAAGCAATTCGCAATCTCACGGTGCGCGGCGCTCCGGCCATCGGCGTCGCGGCCGCCTATGGAATGGCGATGGCGCTCACCGGCAAAGAGGCCGGCATCGAGTCCGCTCTCGTGCGGCTGCGCACGGCGGGCGATGTATTGAAATCGGCGCGACCGACGGCCGTCAATCTCGCCTGGGCGGTCGACCGGATGATGACCGTCGCGGGCCGTTCGGGCGCAACCGACGCGCCGCGTCTCAAGGAGCTGCTCGCCTCGGAGGCGCAGGCGATACATGCCGAAGACGTCGCCATGTGCCGGGGGATCGGCGAGCATGGGGCAACGCTGATCGAAAACGGCGCGATCGTGCTGACCCACTGCAATGCCGGGGCATTGGCGACCGCCGGAATCGGCACCGCGCTCGCCGCGCTGTATACGGCCAGGGACCAGGGGAAAACCTTTCGTGTCTTCGTCGATGAAACGCGCCCGGTGCTGCAGGGATCGCGGCTGACGATGTGGGAACTCCTGCAGGAAGGGATTGACGCCACGCTGATCACCGATAATACGGCGGCGACGCTCTTTGCCTCGGGCCAAATCGATGCGGTCATCGTCGGCGCCGATCGCATCGCCCGCAACGGTGATGTCGCCAACAAGATCGGCACATACAATCTGGCGGTGCTGGCGGCGCATCACGGCGTACCGTTTTATGTCGCCGCGCCCAGATCGACTTTCGATGATGCGATCGAATCGGGCGCGCAGATTCCCATCGAGGAACGCTCCGCCACGGAAGTGACCGATATTGGCGATGCCCGCCTCGCCCCGACCAATGTGCGCGTCTTCTCCCCGGCGTTCGATGTGACGCCCAATGCGCTGATCACTGCGATCATCACCGATACCGGGATTTTGGCGGGGGGACGGTTTAGGCACTCAATCGCACAATAG
- the moaC gene encoding cyclic pyranopterin monophosphate synthase MoaC: MTDKHLSHYDNQGHARMVDISGKAVTERRAVARGRIRVSPETLTAIGRGMAPKGDPFEVARVAGISAAKKTSALIPLCHPLRLNVVDVSIAAAPDQSAIEVTVAVSASERTGVEMEALVGCGVALLTLYDMLKAIDPTMVIEGIRVVEKTGGKNDFSSA, from the coding sequence ATGACAGACAAACACCTCAGCCACTACGACAATCAGGGGCATGCCCGCATGGTCGACATCTCGGGAAAGGCGGTGACCGAACGCCGAGCGGTCGCGCGGGGACGAATCCGGGTTTCCCCCGAGACACTCACCGCGATCGGCCGGGGCATGGCGCCGAAGGGCGATCCGTTTGAAGTCGCGCGCGTTGCCGGCATCTCGGCCGCCAAGAAAACATCCGCTCTGATTCCGCTGTGTCACCCGCTGCGCTTGAATGTTGTCGACGTGTCGATCGCAGCGGCGCCCGATCAGTCGGCGATCGAGGTGACCGTCGCCGTGTCCGCCTCCGAACGCACCGGCGTCGAGATGGAAGCGTTGGTCGGGTGCGGCGTGGCGCTCCTGACGCTCTACGACATGCTCAAGGCAATCGATCCGACCATGGTGATCGAGGGCATACGCGTCGTGGAGAAGACAGGCGGCAAAAACGACTTTTCGTCCGCGTGA
- a CDS encoding M1 family aminopeptidase, with product MRPIATLTLPALLIVCMQCPVSVAADLVVEITGPDRIVYDSLAAPRAAATSCFDVVPQSTFATDLGTYTFLDGTLTFFERVGGRPTGCLFRGRGRLDFRPLDANERAQLARFCKDTVLAADVGDVYFRYFDTIFSMRLRDCGGDLSGEKPPAPKELASYEGRAADDLTLALPVRGWQLLSSDPLPRFLYVQPDVKGQRRLHFLLDETADEPVSVWRVPAGAHGKGTIDLVCSYDRPRTAEEVRQRSDLRRGGFDVASYKTDATIERSGDMALDVTVTASVRRRNLRFWEFYCAPELKLDSIRIGGVACGFVYHKRGAWIVAADPETRSTGDTVDVRFHYRADELLDKYPWGDFAVRYTTRWLPVGAPHRRASYETTFRFPKHYDLVSCGDRLSDSTGGDWRIQRWRTIGRAAFISFSIGSFERLGRQIEGGPLLEIYRSRNHQRGLFAGDINSDVAEDIAGALQLFDTLFGRYPWPHLAATEIPAGHGQGFPQLLHLGWQSFEHSQKGVTDAFRAHEVAHQWFGHYVGWDSYRDQWLSEGFAEYAGAMYVQARYDGNEEFFKLVRQWRDDILEVGGGPFWHEGPQVAPIGLGYRCSSVSSPGSYLQLVYAKGAYVLHMLRQMMYDYQQGTDERFLRMMQDYVSQGAGKDATTIDFQHIAERHVGSSLDWFFDQWVYGVTIPRYEYSWRVEPAGGERWIVHGQIDQFDTDSTFTAIMPVTYVFDEGRRTVLQRVTGPQTTFSTPPLDLKPRQVVFNDYHSILCREKVVSRP from the coding sequence ATGAGACCGATCGCGACACTGACGCTGCCCGCATTGCTGATCGTCTGTATGCAATGCCCGGTTTCGGTGGCCGCGGACCTGGTCGTGGAAATCACCGGCCCCGATCGCATTGTGTACGATTCTCTGGCCGCGCCGCGGGCGGCCGCGACATCGTGCTTTGATGTCGTGCCGCAGTCGACGTTTGCGACCGACCTGGGCACCTATACTTTCCTCGATGGAACGTTGACCTTCTTTGAGCGCGTCGGCGGCCGTCCGACGGGCTGCCTGTTTCGCGGACGGGGGCGGCTGGACTTCCGTCCCCTCGACGCCAATGAACGCGCCCAACTGGCGCGATTCTGCAAAGACACCGTGCTGGCCGCAGACGTCGGTGACGTCTATTTTCGCTATTTCGATACGATCTTTTCGATGCGGTTGCGTGATTGCGGCGGCGACCTTTCGGGCGAGAAGCCGCCCGCGCCCAAAGAGCTGGCGTCGTATGAAGGGCGAGCCGCCGATGATCTGACGCTGGCGTTGCCAGTTCGCGGCTGGCAGCTTCTCAGCAGCGACCCGCTGCCTCGATTTCTGTATGTCCAACCCGACGTGAAAGGCCAACGCCGGCTTCACTTCCTGCTCGACGAGACCGCCGATGAGCCGGTCTCCGTGTGGCGGGTTCCGGCCGGGGCGCACGGCAAGGGCACGATCGATCTGGTGTGCTCGTATGATCGCCCGCGCACGGCCGAGGAAGTCCGGCAGCGCTCCGATCTTCGGCGCGGCGGATTCGATGTCGCTTCGTATAAAACGGATGCCACGATTGAACGCTCCGGCGACATGGCGCTGGATGTCACGGTCACGGCGTCGGTGCGACGACGGAACCTGCGTTTCTGGGAGTTTTATTGCGCGCCGGAGCTCAAGCTCGATTCGATTCGCATCGGCGGGGTGGCCTGCGGTTTTGTCTATCACAAGCGGGGCGCGTGGATAGTCGCGGCCGATCCGGAGACGCGCAGCACCGGGGACACCGTCGATGTCCGTTTCCACTACCGCGCCGACGAACTGTTGGACAAGTATCCGTGGGGCGATTTCGCCGTACGGTACACGACGCGCTGGCTGCCGGTCGGCGCGCCGCATCGCCGCGCTTCCTACGAGACGACCTTTCGCTTCCCGAAGCACTATGACCTCGTCTCCTGCGGCGATCGATTGTCCGACTCGACCGGCGGCGACTGGCGGATTCAGCGATGGCGCACCATCGGACGCGCCGCCTTCATCTCGTTTAGCATCGGCAGTTTCGAGCGGCTGGGCCGCCAGATCGAGGGCGGACCATTGCTGGAGATATATCGCAGCCGCAATCACCAGCGCGGGTTGTTCGCCGGGGACATCAACTCCGACGTCGCCGAAGACATCGCCGGGGCGCTGCAGCTCTTCGACACGCTGTTCGGGCGGTACCCGTGGCCGCACCTGGCGGCGACCGAAATCCCCGCCGGGCATGGGCAGGGGTTTCCGCAGCTTCTTCACCTCGGCTGGCAGTCGTTCGAGCACAGCCAGAAAGGGGTCACCGATGCATTCCGCGCGCACGAAGTAGCGCATCAATGGTTCGGCCACTATGTCGGCTGGGACTCGTATCGCGACCAATGGCTGTCGGAAGGATTCGCCGAGTATGCCGGCGCGATGTATGTGCAGGCGCGCTACGATGGTAACGAGGAGTTTTTCAAACTGGTCCGGCAGTGGCGCGACGACATTCTCGAGGTCGGCGGCGGGCCGTTTTGGCACGAGGGCCCGCAGGTCGCCCCGATCGGTTTGGGGTACCGCTGTTCGTCGGTGTCGTCGCCCGGCTCCTATCTGCAACTGGTGTACGCGAAGGGCGCTTACGTTCTGCATATGCTGCGGCAGATGATGTACGACTATCAGCAAGGTACCGACGAGCGCTTCCTGCGGATGATGCAAGACTACGTGTCACAGGGCGCGGGCAAAGACGCCACGACCATCGACTTTCAGCATATCGCCGAACGGCATGTCGGATCATCGCTGGACTGGTTCTTCGACCAATGGGTGTACGGTGTGACGATTCCACGGTATGAGTACAGTTGGCGCGTGGAGCCGGCCGGTGGGGAGCGCTGGATCGTGCACGGACAAATAGACCAATTCGATACGGATTCCACATTTACCGCGATCATGCCCGTCACCTATGTATTCGATGAGGGACGCCGGACAGTGCTCCAGCGCGTGACCGGACCGCAGACGACGTTTTCGACGCCGCCGTTGGACCTTAAGCCGCGGCAGGTCGTGTTCAACGACTACCATTCGATCCTTTGCCGCGAGAAGGTCGTGTCCCGCCCCTGA
- a CDS encoding succinate dehydrogenase yields MSTSAAAILEQRLGATLRRDAWWGAPALMAGALVVFGIYAFWAALQNGQYRWGPYLSPFYSPLMLPDWWAFSPAFLVLWVPLGFRATCYYFRRVYYRAFLMDPPACAVGEPDRAYAGETKLFLFQNLHRFFLYLALILILTHSYDLFHAIRWPVNGIGPDGMMRAGSLEFGIGVGTLVIALDVLLLSLYVFGCHSWRHLVGGNVDCYSCALAGRVRHGLWHRVTMLNERHALWGWTSLIWVGLTDLYIRLCAMGIISDVRII; encoded by the coding sequence ATGAGCACGAGCGCCGCCGCGATCCTCGAACAGCGCCTGGGTGCGACATTGCGCCGCGATGCGTGGTGGGGCGCGCCGGCATTGATGGCAGGAGCACTCGTCGTTTTCGGGATATACGCCTTTTGGGCGGCGCTGCAAAATGGTCAGTACCGCTGGGGCCCGTATCTCTCGCCGTTTTACTCTCCCCTGATGCTCCCGGACTGGTGGGCGTTTTCGCCGGCGTTTCTGGTCCTCTGGGTGCCATTGGGATTTCGCGCCACCTGCTACTATTTCCGCCGCGTATACTACCGCGCCTTCCTGATGGATCCGCCCGCGTGCGCAGTGGGCGAGCCGGATCGGGCGTATGCGGGCGAGACGAAGTTGTTCCTGTTTCAAAATCTCCACCGCTTTTTCCTGTATCTGGCACTCATCCTGATCCTGACTCATTCGTACGACCTGTTTCACGCAATCCGCTGGCCGGTCAATGGCATCGGACCCGATGGCATGATGCGCGCCGGATCGCTGGAATTCGGCATCGGTGTCGGCACGCTCGTGATCGCGCTCGATGTCTTGCTGTTGTCGTTGTACGTGTTCGGATGTCATTCGTGGCGTCATCTGGTCGGCGGCAACGTCGATTGTTATTCGTGCGCGCTGGCCGGGCGCGTCCGCCACGGCTTGTGGCATCGTGTCACAATGCTCAATGAACGCCATGCCCTCTGGGGATGGACGTCGCTGATCTGGGTGGGCTTGACCGATCTGTACATCCGTCTGTGTGCCATGGGAATTATCAGCGACGTGAGAATCATCTGA
- a CDS encoding M14 family zinc carboxypeptidase: MDRRVLAVSLVALSGIVIAATGVWSANESNGPAALTAADLAFLEKKIVARVEFTARGQFEAVMALEFDIFEHHPDPRRRYVTALVNAAQLSQLEATGAKVTVETDDWYDTYAKRSGNKTMGGMYTLAEVEMLMDSIHAAYPAITTAKFSIGTSFEGRDIWVMKFSDNPEVDEDEPEVLFDALHHARECITPMLLLETMRRLGSGYDSDSVITRLVDTREIYFCPAVNPDGFFYNQLIAPGGGGMWRKNRNDTYHASNVGVDLNRNYGYNWGYDDFGSSPNTAYETYRGPSAFSEPETQAMRDFINSREFVFVINYHSYSDLYLWPWGYEEIYSADDALFAAIGDSLGSFNGYTPQVGWQLYVTNGDSDDWCYGASGTEHDLILPYTPEVGSGVDGGFWPSGAQIPAQINETQAGNFLIMELANAPEKILPAELPIWVGPTDADTSFFDLVWTDNGGINVAASYRLRELYGMQRESDDAESGPALWDNDGFVNTPVRAASGTMSYYGGLDDWLQSHLTSKNFIHVEPGDTVRAKVWYDIEINWDYGYVDVSTNAGQTWSGLAGNITTSTNPNGNNLGNGITGSSGGVFVDGKFPLDAYIGQDILIRLSYRTDGFVLEEGIYFDDISPLVEFDSIVVLDPAVAQTSYAVADKSPGEYWYDLNGTDSENQTGPTTAPHGVTVDYNSSACDCSCHADPECNGLANVFDVVHCVNEAFRNGDPIVDPDCPRTRNDIDCNGVVNVFDVVGMVEVAFRNGDPGIQFCDPCAL, encoded by the coding sequence ATGGATCGACGTGTACTCGCAGTTTCATTAGTCGCGTTGTCGGGCATTGTCATCGCGGCCACCGGCGTGTGGTCGGCCAACGAATCGAACGGGCCGGCCGCGCTGACCGCGGCCGATCTGGCCTTTCTGGAAAAGAAGATCGTCGCCCGCGTGGAGTTTACCGCCCGGGGGCAGTTTGAGGCGGTGATGGCGCTGGAATTCGACATTTTTGAGCACCATCCGGATCCGCGTCGGCGATATGTCACGGCGCTGGTGAATGCCGCACAACTGTCCCAATTGGAGGCGACCGGCGCCAAGGTCACGGTCGAAACCGACGACTGGTACGACACCTACGCGAAGCGAAGCGGCAACAAGACGATGGGCGGCATGTACACGCTCGCGGAAGTCGAGATGCTCATGGATTCGATCCACGCCGCGTATCCGGCGATTACGACCGCCAAGTTTTCCATCGGGACAAGCTTTGAGGGCCGGGACATCTGGGTCATGAAATTCTCCGACAATCCGGAGGTTGATGAAGACGAGCCCGAGGTGCTCTTCGATGCCCTCCATCACGCCCGCGAGTGCATCACGCCGATGCTGCTTCTGGAAACGATGCGGCGCCTGGGCTCCGGATATGACTCCGACAGTGTGATCACCCGGCTGGTGGACACGCGTGAAATCTACTTCTGCCCTGCGGTCAACCCGGACGGCTTTTTCTACAATCAGTTGATTGCTCCCGGCGGCGGCGGCATGTGGCGCAAGAACCGCAATGACACCTACCATGCATCGAACGTCGGGGTCGACCTCAATCGCAACTACGGCTACAACTGGGGATACGACGACTTCGGTTCTTCGCCGAACACTGCCTACGAGACCTATCGCGGACCGTCGGCATTCAGCGAGCCGGAAACACAGGCGATGCGGGATTTCATCAACAGTCGGGAATTCGTGTTCGTCATCAATTACCACTCGTATTCGGACCTCTACTTGTGGCCGTGGGGATACGAGGAAATCTATTCCGCCGACGACGCGCTCTTTGCGGCGATCGGCGATTCGTTGGGGAGCTTCAACGGCTACACGCCGCAGGTGGGCTGGCAGCTCTATGTGACCAACGGCGACTCCGACGATTGGTGCTACGGCGCCAGCGGAACCGAGCACGACCTGATTTTGCCGTACACTCCCGAAGTCGGCAGCGGCGTCGACGGCGGTTTCTGGCCCTCGGGCGCGCAGATCCCCGCCCAGATCAATGAAACGCAGGCCGGGAACTTCCTCATTATGGAGCTGGCGAATGCACCGGAGAAAATTCTGCCCGCTGAATTGCCGATCTGGGTCGGTCCGACCGATGCCGATACGTCGTTTTTTGATCTTGTCTGGACCGATAACGGCGGCATCAATGTGGCCGCCAGTTATCGACTGCGCGAGCTCTACGGGATGCAACGTGAATCCGACGACGCCGAATCGGGTCCGGCGCTATGGGACAACGACGGTTTCGTCAACACGCCGGTGCGAGCCGCCTCGGGGACGATGAGCTACTACGGCGGACTGGATGACTGGCTGCAGTCGCATCTGACCTCGAAGAACTTCATCCACGTCGAACCCGGTGATACCGTCCGGGCCAAGGTCTGGTACGACATCGAAATCAACTGGGATTACGGCTATGTCGATGTCTCGACAAATGCCGGCCAAACATGGTCGGGGCTGGCGGGCAACATCACAACCTCGACGAACCCCAACGGCAACAATCTGGGCAACGGGATCACCGGCAGTTCCGGGGGGGTCTTCGTCGATGGCAAGTTCCCGTTGGACGCCTATATCGGCCAGGACATTCTGATTCGTCTCAGTTACCGGACGGATGGCTTCGTGCTCGAAGAGGGCATCTATTTCGACGACATCTCCCCGCTGGTCGAATTCGACTCGATCGTCGTGCTCGACCCCGCCGTGGCGCAGACGTCCTATGCGGTTGCCGACAAATCTCCGGGCGAGTATTGGTATGATCTCAACGGCACCGACAGCGAAAACCAAACCGGGCCGACCACGGCGCCGCATGGCGTCACGGTCGACTACAACTCGTCGGCGTGCGATTGTTCCTGCCATGCCGATCCCGAATGCAACGGGCTGGCCAATGTCTTTGATGTCGTCCACTGCGTCAATGAGGCCTTCCGCAACGGGGATCCGATCGTCGATCCCGACTGCCCGCGCACGCGCAATGACATCGACTGCAACGGCGTCGTGAATGTCTTCGACGTGGTCGGCATGGTCGAAGTGGCATTTCGCAACGGCGATCCGGGCATCCAGTTTTGCGATCCCTGCGCACTATAG
- a CDS encoding succinate dehydrogenase/fumarate reductase iron-sulfur subunit, whose protein sequence is MATRSFRVFRGTDRETGALVPYEIDCDTGMVVLDAVHRIQAEQSSDLACRWNCKAGKCGSCSAEINGRPRLMCMTRLSDYEPNETITITPMRTFPVVRDLVTDVSWNYSCNRRLPYFQPREPDFPDGSWRMQQYEVERPQEFRKCIECFLCQDVCHVLRTHAKFDDFVGPAFLIRAAVYEMHPLDTRDRREFLQHEGGTGYCNITKCCTEVCPEHIKITDNGIIPLKERVADKSYDPVRWLLRKLLGRKS, encoded by the coding sequence ATGGCGACGCGGTCGTTCAGGGTCTTTCGCGGCACCGACCGTGAAACCGGCGCGCTGGTCCCCTACGAAATCGATTGCGATACGGGGATGGTCGTCCTCGATGCTGTGCATCGCATCCAGGCGGAGCAATCATCCGACCTGGCATGCCGCTGGAACTGCAAAGCGGGCAAGTGCGGCAGTTGCTCGGCGGAGATCAACGGACGGCCGCGACTGATGTGTATGACGCGCCTGTCGGACTATGAACCGAACGAGACGATCACCATCACGCCGATGCGGACATTCCCGGTCGTCAGGGACCTGGTGACTGATGTCTCCTGGAATTATTCCTGCAACCGGCGTCTCCCCTACTTCCAGCCGCGTGAGCCGGATTTCCCCGATGGGTCCTGGCGCATGCAACAGTACGAAGTCGAGCGGCCGCAGGAGTTTCGCAAGTGCATCGAGTGTTTCCTGTGTCAGGACGTGTGTCATGTGCTGAGGACCCATGCCAAGTTCGATGATTTTGTCGGCCCGGCATTTCTGATCCGGGCGGCCGTGTATGAGATGCACCCGCTGGACACGAGGGACCGTCGCGAGTTTCTGCAACATGAGGGCGGCACCGGGTATTGCAACATCACCAAGTGCTGCACCGAAGTCTGTCCGGAGCATATCAAGATCACCGATAACGGCATCATACCGTTGAAAGAGCGCGTGGCGGACAAATCGTACGATCCGGTGCGCTGGCTATTGCGCAAGCTCCTCGGCCGCAAGTCGTGA